One genomic segment of Streptomyces liangshanensis includes these proteins:
- a CDS encoding chitinase yields the protein MIGRTIRILGAGLALAFLAQLPAAAAPSAPQAETCAVKSKPAGKVLQGYWENWDGAANGVHPPLGWIPLTDSRIAAHGYNVVNAAFPVIRSDGTVLWEDGMDATVKVATPAEMCQAKQNGLTLLMSIGGAAAGIDLNSTAVADRFVATIVPILKKYNFDGIDIDIETGLVGSGTITKPSPSQANLIRIIDGVLAQMPSNFGLTMAPETAYVTGGSITYGSIWGSYLPIIKKYADNGRLWWLNMQYYNGSMYGCSGDSYSAGTVAGFTAQTDCLNKGLVVQGTTIKVPYDKQVPGLPAQAGAGGGYMAPNLVSQAWSKYGNGLKGLMTWSINWDGSKNWTFGNNVKTLF from the coding sequence ATGATCGGTCGGACCATACGCATCCTCGGCGCCGGACTCGCGCTCGCCTTCCTCGCGCAACTGCCGGCCGCCGCCGCGCCGAGCGCGCCGCAGGCCGAGACCTGCGCGGTCAAGTCGAAGCCCGCGGGCAAGGTTCTCCAGGGGTACTGGGAGAACTGGGACGGCGCGGCGAACGGCGTCCACCCCCCGCTCGGCTGGATCCCCCTCACCGACAGCCGCATCGCCGCCCACGGCTACAACGTGGTCAACGCCGCCTTCCCCGTGATCCGTTCGGACGGCACGGTCCTCTGGGAGGACGGGATGGACGCGACGGTCAAGGTCGCGACCCCGGCCGAGATGTGCCAGGCCAAGCAGAACGGCCTGACGCTCCTGATGTCGATCGGCGGCGCCGCGGCCGGCATCGACCTCAACTCCACCGCCGTGGCGGACCGTTTCGTCGCGACGATCGTGCCGATCCTCAAGAAGTACAACTTCGACGGCATCGACATCGACATCGAGACCGGACTGGTCGGCAGCGGCACCATCACCAAGCCGTCCCCCTCGCAGGCCAACCTGATCCGCATCATCGACGGCGTCCTCGCCCAGATGCCCTCGAACTTCGGCCTCACGATGGCCCCCGAGACGGCCTACGTCACCGGCGGGTCCATCACCTACGGCTCGATCTGGGGCTCGTACCTGCCCATCATCAAGAAGTACGCGGACAACGGCCGCCTCTGGTGGCTGAACATGCAGTACTACAACGGCAGCATGTACGGCTGCTCCGGCGACTCGTACTCCGCCGGCACCGTCGCGGGCTTCACCGCCCAGACCGACTGCCTCAACAAGGGACTCGTCGTCCAGGGCACCACCATCAAGGTGCCGTACGACAAGCAGGTCCCGGGACTCCCCGCCCAGGCGGGCGCGGGCGGCGGCTACATGGCGCCGAACCTGGTCTCGCAGGCCTGGAGCAAGTACGGCAACGGCCTCAAGGGCCTGATGACCTGGTCCATCAACTGGGACGGTTCGAAGAACTGGACCTTCGGCAACAACGTGAAGACGCTGTTCTAG
- a CDS encoding VOC family protein, translated as MKIRLTSVFVDDQAEALRFYTEILGFVKKHDVPVGGEHRWLTVVSPTEPGGTELLLEPAGHPAVKPYRDALAADGIPSHQFAVEDVRAEYERLRGLGVVFTQEPLEAGPITTAVLDDTCGNLIQIATQPE; from the coding sequence ATGAAGATCCGTCTGACCAGCGTCTTCGTCGACGACCAGGCCGAGGCCCTGCGCTTCTACACCGAGATCCTCGGTTTCGTGAAGAAGCACGACGTCCCGGTGGGCGGGGAGCACCGGTGGCTGACCGTCGTCTCGCCGACCGAGCCCGGCGGCACCGAACTCCTCCTGGAACCCGCCGGCCACCCCGCCGTCAAGCCCTACCGCGACGCCCTCGCCGCGGACGGCATCCCGAGCCACCAGTTCGCCGTCGAGGACGTACGGGCGGAGTACGAGCGACTGCGCGGCCTCGGCGTCGTCTTCACCCAGGAACCCCTGGAGGCGGGCCCGATCACCACCGCCGTCCTCGACGACACCTGCGGCAACCTCATCCAGATCGCGACCCAGCCGGAGTAA
- a CDS encoding helix-turn-helix transcriptional regulator, whose product METPTVPNALGDFLRAHRERVRPEDVGLESLGHRRTPGLRREEVALLAGVSTDYYLRLEQGRDRTPSVQVLEAIGRVLRLDGDQQAYALALVRPRPRRRSRTPETVPAGTLRFLHALPMPAFVQNHYLDVLAANGPAQALSPHMRPGANRLLAAFLDPAEKELHEDWEHATAAAVGQLRATMGTETDDPRMVALVGELSLKSDHFRRLWARQDVVRPRGGPVRLHHPEVGELVLHREKLVVAGTEGQTLVAYHADAATPSAEALALLGTLALERTAEPRSDRG is encoded by the coding sequence ATGGAGACACCGACCGTTCCGAACGCGCTGGGTGACTTCCTGCGCGCGCACCGGGAGCGGGTGCGCCCGGAGGACGTGGGGCTGGAGAGCCTCGGCCACCGGCGCACCCCGGGCCTGCGCCGCGAGGAGGTCGCCCTGCTCGCCGGCGTCAGCACCGACTACTACCTCCGCCTGGAGCAGGGCCGCGACCGTACGCCGTCGGTCCAGGTGCTCGAAGCGATCGGCCGCGTCCTGCGCCTGGACGGCGACCAGCAGGCGTACGCCCTCGCCCTGGTACGGCCCAGGCCGCGACGGCGCAGCCGTACACCCGAGACGGTCCCGGCCGGGACGCTGCGCTTCCTCCACGCCCTGCCCATGCCGGCCTTCGTCCAGAACCACTACCTGGACGTGCTCGCGGCCAACGGCCCGGCTCAGGCCCTCTCGCCCCACATGCGGCCCGGCGCGAACCGGCTGCTCGCCGCGTTCCTCGACCCCGCCGAGAAGGAGCTGCACGAGGACTGGGAGCACGCGACCGCGGCGGCCGTGGGCCAGCTCCGCGCCACCATGGGCACCGAGACCGACGACCCGCGGATGGTCGCGCTGGTGGGCGAGCTGTCGCTGAAGAGCGACCACTTCCGCCGCCTCTGGGCCCGCCAGGACGTGGTACGCCCTCGCGGCGGCCCGGTCCGGCTGCACCACCCCGAGGTGGGCGAACTCGTCCTGCACCGCGAGAAGTTGGTCGTCGCCGGCACCGAGGGCCAGACCCTGGTCGCCTATCACGCCGACGCGGCGACCCCTTCGGCCGAGGCGCTCGCCCTCCTGGGCACGCTCGCGCTGGAGCGCACCGCGGAGCCGCGATCCGACCGCGGCTGA
- a CDS encoding helix-turn-helix domain-containing protein: MGTPKDAETDAFARRLREIRDGSGRSYGALARRVGVSGSTLHRYCSGATVPVEFAPIERLARLCGCEADDLIALHRLWVRADIERRRRQEAGAGAGVGAGAEAGAAAGAEAGAAGADDVDDARDVEAADPAEVDEEAGPGEGTDVLAVGPPAPARRRLVRRTGYSAVGAAVLALVLLVAFDRSPLSVADRQRASERPPAERTTGAPPPSGGGATADGSPSPSASKTASASPGAPRSGRPRTTGSPRPGATNSGKAPGTGTAKGNGGGGGDSGGTPFTWSTNRYVWEGGCGHAFLVNRSPATVPPPPTESDAEPWARSVGAVDAGESSVRVTVQGKSDTAVVLQALHVRIAAKRAPLPYNAYNMSPGCGGSITPRLFDVDLDSSRPIARSKAGNDAGEPIPAVSFPYKVSATDPEILLATGRTVTCDCEWYLELEWSSGARSGTVRIDDRGKPFRTSGLRGRPAYDYDTGTHRWIPAESTLTTDGAEEADSTGQADPAEASAEATGPADTP, translated from the coding sequence GTGGGTACGCCGAAGGACGCGGAGACCGACGCGTTCGCGCGACGGCTGCGCGAGATCCGGGACGGCTCCGGCCGTAGTTACGGTGCGCTGGCGCGCCGGGTGGGGGTGAGCGGCTCGACGCTGCACCGGTACTGCTCGGGGGCGACGGTGCCGGTGGAGTTCGCGCCGATCGAACGGCTGGCCCGGTTGTGCGGCTGCGAGGCCGACGACCTGATCGCCCTTCACCGCCTGTGGGTACGGGCCGACATCGAGCGCCGGAGACGTCAGGAGGCCGGCGCGGGAGCGGGGGTCGGGGCGGGGGCAGAGGCGGGAGCCGCGGCAGGGGCGGAGGCCGGGGCGGCCGGCGCGGATGACGTGGACGACGCGCGTGACGTGGAGGCCGCGGATCCCGCCGAGGTGGACGAGGAAGCCGGGCCCGGCGAGGGAACGGACGTCCTCGCCGTCGGCCCTCCCGCTCCCGCGCGCCGCCGCCTCGTGCGCCGTACCGGCTACTCCGCCGTCGGCGCGGCCGTCCTCGCGCTGGTCCTCCTCGTGGCCTTCGACCGCTCGCCGCTCTCCGTCGCCGACCGGCAGCGCGCCTCCGAACGACCGCCCGCCGAGCGGACCACCGGCGCCCCGCCGCCGTCCGGTGGCGGCGCCACCGCCGACGGCTCCCCCTCCCCCAGCGCCTCCAAAACCGCCTCCGCCTCCCCCGGAGCGCCCCGGTCGGGCCGTCCCCGGACGACGGGCAGCCCCCGCCCGGGCGCCACGAACAGCGGGAAGGCCCCCGGCACGGGAACCGCCAAAGGCAACGGCGGAGGCGGCGGGGACAGCGGCGGCACTCCCTTCACCTGGAGCACCAACCGCTATGTATGGGAGGGCGGTTGCGGGCACGCCTTCCTCGTCAACCGCTCCCCGGCCACCGTCCCCCCGCCCCCCACCGAGTCCGACGCCGAGCCCTGGGCCCGGTCCGTCGGCGCGGTGGACGCCGGGGAGAGCAGCGTGAGGGTCACCGTGCAGGGCAAGAGCGACACGGCGGTGGTGCTCCAGGCCCTGCACGTGCGGATCGCCGCGAAGCGAGCGCCCCTGCCGTACAACGCGTACAACATGAGCCCCGGCTGCGGTGGCTCCATCACGCCCCGCCTGTTCGACGTCGACCTCGACTCGTCGCGCCCGATCGCCCGTTCCAAGGCGGGCAACGACGCGGGCGAGCCGATCCCCGCCGTCTCCTTCCCCTACAAGGTCTCGGCCACGGACCCCGAGATCCTGCTCGCCACCGGCCGCACGGTCACCTGCGACTGCGAGTGGTACCTGGAGCTGGAGTGGAGCAGTGGGGCGCGCTCGGGCACCGTACGCATCGACGACCGGGGGAAGCCGTTCCGTACGAGCGGCCTCCGGGGCCGCCCCGCCTATGACTACGACACCGGAACGCACCGCTGGATCCCGGCGGAGTCGACCCTGACGACCGACGGGGCCGAGGAGGCCGACTCCACCGGCCAGGCCGACCCCGCCGAGGCAAGCGCCGAGGCCACCGGGCCCGCGGACACGCCCTGA
- a CDS encoding discoidin domain-containing protein, translating to MRLLSSLLRTVRRRRPLLAVAVAMSLAAGGAAATSAGTAQAADTLLSQGKAVTTSSTENAGTPASAAVDGDAGTRWSSAAADPQWIRVDLGATATISSVVLNWETAYATSFKIQVSGDDQNWTDVHSTTTGPGGNQTIAVNGSGRYVRMYGTARATGYGYSLWEFQVYGTAGGGGGPTPTGTPISAYKQVSASTWEGANAPAAALDGRTDTRWSSQFADNQWLQVDLGGAATITGVELNWESAYASGYRVELSDDGTNWTVVHTTTTGKGGVERPPVTGKARYVRLFATTRATGYGVSLWEFQVFGSVDSSTATAPLLSPPTKAPGTLNQFALSAPADRAMVTSTRRPAFSWAAVPGAARYEVWLNVSRTDYDFTASGNLLDLYTKVAEPTGTTYAPTWDITDRWTYKWYVVAVSGSGARTTSNIRTFSLYKPDIETVSDGVGLVNGARDLNKNGTLEPYEDWRQPVETRVSDLLGRMTPEEKAYQMFYNVQAFPRSGWHFGPAQPADLHDILLSTAATRLGIPPVSAGDTTAGYQTTYPLQSTLGASKDYPLDYQLADMQRKEQLEVGARGTLSPLAEVGTKVLYPRIQEGGGENADAVGAQLRALVSGLQGGPELNPSSVLATVKHWPGEGAGGEAGIVYDGVTIKYHMIPFRAAMEAGAVNIMPGYAGSSFLDPGGPGAGDSAKILAYLRQNLGYTGLITTDWLPSGAWVNAANAGSDVMGGADPGAAGFTMAGFQQQVPIARINDAVTRILRLKFQLGVFDRPYGDPVNGPYRFHQPSYVALANKAARESNTLLKNNGVLPVRLNRGDNIVVAGARATDGAACCIWSSYFHPNYGSLTTLEAIRARAATAGVNVYQDSGPAPKLAIVAVGEPSYTHATSWPNTQPYLPADQLALIRNFKNQGIPVVVVLTLPRPIVISEWNGLADAIVVTYRGGEEVGPATASLLFGDYTPRGKLPWQMPRSLDQVLKPGGGDVQADSNEKWDLPYDLGATDAERADIRAKIDAGQPVPPTYGNPLYQYGAGLTGWN from the coding sequence ATGCGCCTCCTGTCCTCGTTACTGCGAACCGTCCGGCGCCGCAGACCGCTGCTCGCGGTGGCCGTCGCGATGAGCCTCGCGGCGGGCGGTGCCGCCGCCACCTCGGCCGGCACCGCCCAGGCGGCCGACACCCTGCTGTCGCAGGGCAAGGCCGTCACCACCTCCTCGACCGAGAACGCCGGAACCCCGGCCTCCGCGGCGGTCGACGGCGACGCGGGGACCCGCTGGTCCAGCGCCGCCGCCGACCCGCAGTGGATACGGGTCGACCTCGGCGCCACCGCCACCATCAGCTCCGTCGTCCTCAACTGGGAGACGGCGTACGCCACGTCGTTCAAGATCCAGGTCTCGGGCGACGACCAGAACTGGACCGACGTCCACTCCACGACCACCGGCCCCGGCGGCAACCAGACGATCGCCGTCAACGGGAGCGGCCGCTACGTGCGGATGTACGGCACCGCCCGCGCCACCGGCTACGGCTACTCCCTCTGGGAGTTCCAGGTGTACGGCACGGCGGGCGGAGGAGGAGGCCCCACCCCCACCGGCACCCCGATCTCCGCCTACAAGCAGGTGTCCGCGTCCACCTGGGAGGGCGCCAACGCACCCGCCGCGGCCCTCGACGGGCGGACCGACACCCGGTGGTCGAGCCAGTTCGCCGACAACCAGTGGTTGCAGGTCGACCTCGGCGGAGCCGCCACCATCACCGGCGTCGAGCTGAACTGGGAGTCCGCGTACGCCTCCGGCTACCGCGTCGAGCTGTCCGACGACGGTACGAACTGGACCGTGGTCCACACCACCACCACGGGCAAGGGCGGCGTCGAACGGCCACCCGTCACCGGCAAGGCACGGTACGTCCGGCTGTTCGCCACGACCCGGGCCACCGGATACGGCGTCTCGCTCTGGGAGTTCCAGGTCTTCGGATCGGTCGACAGCTCCACCGCCACCGCGCCGCTGCTGTCCCCGCCCACCAAGGCCCCCGGCACCCTCAACCAGTTCGCGCTGTCCGCGCCCGCCGACCGGGCCATGGTGACGAGCACCCGCCGCCCCGCGTTCTCCTGGGCGGCCGTCCCCGGCGCCGCCCGCTACGAGGTGTGGCTCAACGTCAGCCGTACCGACTACGACTTCACCGCGTCGGGCAACCTCCTCGACCTCTACACCAAGGTCGCCGAACCCACGGGCACCACCTACGCGCCCACCTGGGACATCACCGACCGCTGGACCTACAAGTGGTACGTCGTGGCGGTGAGCGGCTCCGGGGCGCGGACCACCTCCAACATCCGTACGTTCAGCCTCTACAAGCCCGACATCGAGACCGTCAGCGACGGCGTCGGCCTCGTCAACGGCGCGCGCGACCTCAACAAGAACGGGACCCTGGAGCCGTACGAGGACTGGCGGCAGCCGGTCGAGACCCGGGTCAGCGATCTCCTCGGCAGGATGACACCGGAGGAGAAGGCCTACCAGATGTTCTACAACGTCCAGGCGTTCCCGCGCTCCGGCTGGCACTTCGGCCCGGCCCAGCCCGCCGACCTCCACGACATCCTGCTCTCCACGGCTGCCACCCGGCTCGGCATCCCGCCGGTGTCCGCCGGTGACACCACGGCCGGCTACCAGACCACGTACCCGCTCCAGAGCACACTGGGGGCGAGCAAGGACTACCCGCTCGACTACCAACTCGCCGACATGCAGCGCAAGGAGCAACTGGAGGTCGGCGCGCGCGGCACCCTCTCGCCGCTCGCCGAGGTCGGCACCAAGGTGCTCTACCCCCGCATCCAGGAGGGCGGCGGCGAGAACGCCGACGCCGTCGGGGCGCAGCTGCGGGCCCTGGTCTCGGGCCTCCAGGGCGGACCCGAGCTGAACCCGTCCTCCGTCCTCGCGACCGTCAAGCACTGGCCCGGCGAAGGAGCCGGCGGTGAGGCGGGCATCGTCTACGACGGGGTCACCATCAAGTACCACATGATCCCGTTCCGGGCGGCGATGGAGGCCGGGGCCGTCAACATCATGCCGGGCTACGCGGGCAGTTCGTTCCTCGACCCGGGCGGGCCCGGCGCGGGCGACAGCGCCAAGATCCTCGCGTATCTGCGGCAGAACCTCGGCTACACCGGCCTCATCACCACCGACTGGCTGCCCTCGGGCGCCTGGGTGAACGCGGCCAACGCCGGGTCCGACGTGATGGGCGGCGCCGACCCGGGCGCGGCCGGCTTCACCATGGCGGGCTTCCAGCAGCAGGTGCCGATCGCGCGGATCAACGACGCGGTGACCCGGATCCTGCGGCTCAAGTTCCAACTGGGCGTCTTCGACCGGCCGTACGGCGATCCGGTCAACGGCCCCTACCGGTTCCACCAGCCGAGTTACGTCGCCCTCGCCAACAAGGCGGCACGCGAGTCCAACACCCTGCTCAAGAACAACGGCGTGCTGCCGGTCCGGCTCAACCGGGGCGACAACATCGTCGTCGCGGGCGCCCGGGCCACGGACGGCGCCGCGTGCTGCATCTGGTCCAGCTACTTCCACCCCAACTACGGTTCACTGACCACGCTGGAGGCGATCAGGGCGAGAGCCGCGACCGCCGGGGTCAACGTGTACCAGGACAGCGGTCCGGCGCCGAAGCTGGCGATCGTGGCCGTGGGGGAGCCGTCGTACACCCACGCCACCTCGTGGCCGAACACCCAGCCGTATCTGCCGGCCGATCAACTCGCCCTGATCCGGAACTTCAAGAACCAGGGGATCCCGGTCGTCGTGGTGCTCACCCTGCCGCGGCCGATCGTGATCAGCGAGTGGAACGGCCTCGCGGACGCCATCGTGGTCACCTACCGGGGCGGCGAGGAGGTGGGTCCCGCCACGGCCTCGCTGCTCTTCGGCGACTACACCCCGCGCGGGAAGCTGCCGTGGCAGATGCCGAGGAGCCTCGACCAGGTCCTCAAGCCGGGCGGCGGTGACGTCCAGGCCGACTCCAACGAGAAGTGGGACCTGCCCTACGACCTCGGCGCGACGGACGCGGAACGCGCCGACATCAGGGCGAAGATCGACGCGGGCCAGCCGGTGCCGCCCACGTACGGGAATCCGCTCTACCAGTACGGGGCGGGGCTGACGGGCTGGAACTGA
- a CDS encoding SDR family NAD(P)-dependent oxidoreductase — METQTKRSQRQTVLITGGGSGIGLGLAERHLAAGHRVMITGRRPDRLAAVADRLPGIETFTNDIATPEGREQLADQVRRTLPELRVLINNAGVQRRVGIASDHSPWAEAQNEIDILLAAPVHLGRLLVPHMLAHGRPGVLINVTSGGAFFPQPFAPLYSAAKAALHSYTVNLRHALKATPLRVVELMPPAVATALAGPGQAHGADPDDFCDTVFPLLDGTHPEVGYGPTATPEFTSRRTAEQRTFDTMSARFPVPAYGPGGVGVGV, encoded by the coding sequence ATGGAAACCCAAACGAAACGCTCGCAGCGGCAGACCGTGCTCATCACCGGCGGCGGATCAGGCATCGGTCTGGGCCTGGCCGAACGGCATCTCGCCGCCGGACACCGCGTCATGATCACCGGCCGCCGCCCCGACCGGCTCGCCGCGGTGGCCGACCGCCTCCCCGGCATCGAGACCTTCACGAACGACATCGCCACCCCGGAAGGACGGGAGCAGCTGGCCGATCAGGTCCGGAGGACCCTGCCGGAACTGCGTGTACTGATCAACAACGCCGGCGTCCAGCGGCGTGTGGGCATCGCTTCCGACCACTCCCCCTGGGCCGAGGCGCAGAACGAGATCGACATCCTGCTCGCCGCACCGGTGCACCTCGGGCGGCTGCTCGTCCCGCACATGCTGGCCCACGGCCGTCCCGGCGTCCTGATCAACGTCACCTCCGGCGGGGCCTTCTTCCCCCAGCCGTTCGCCCCGCTCTACAGCGCCGCGAAGGCCGCGCTGCACAGTTACACCGTGAACCTGCGGCACGCGCTGAAGGCCACCCCGCTCCGCGTGGTGGAGCTCATGCCCCCGGCGGTGGCCACCGCGCTCGCCGGGCCCGGCCAGGCGCACGGCGCGGACCCGGACGACTTCTGCGACACCGTCTTCCCGCTGCTGGACGGCACCCATCCGGAAGTCGGGTACGGTCCGACGGCGACGCCCGAGTTCACCTCGCGACGCACCGCCGAACAGCGCACGTTCGACACCATGTCGGCCCGCTTCCCCGTCCCCGCCTACGGTCCCGGCGGCGTGGGCGTGGGGGTGTGA
- a CDS encoding MarR family winged helix-turn-helix transcriptional regulator, translated as MTQPLDDAEMARWIAWKQANDAVLGAVAQEIHDASGLSAPDFAVLSRVIENGDGRMPQLDLGAMLDWKRARLSRQLSRMAERGLLRREDGPGRRVLVVATDEGRTALSVARPAHARAVRRALLARTGPAGGDAFWQVVQDIATPPEAAS; from the coding sequence ATGACGCAGCCCCTGGACGATGCCGAGATGGCACGGTGGATCGCCTGGAAGCAGGCGAACGACGCGGTTCTCGGCGCGGTCGCGCAGGAGATCCACGATGCGTCGGGGCTGTCCGCGCCCGACTTCGCGGTCCTCTCGCGCGTGATCGAGAACGGCGACGGCCGCATGCCCCAACTCGACCTCGGCGCCATGCTGGACTGGAAACGCGCGCGTCTGTCGCGTCAGCTGTCCCGGATGGCCGAGCGGGGGCTCCTCCGGCGTGAGGACGGACCGGGCAGGCGCGTGCTGGTCGTTGCCACGGACGAAGGTCGTACGGCCCTGTCCGTCGCCCGCCCGGCGCACGCGCGGGCGGTCCGCCGTGCCCTGCTCGCGCGCACCGGCCCGGCCGGCGGCGACGCCTTCTGGCAAGTCGTCCAGGACATCGCCACGCCTCCGGAGGCGGCCTCGTAG
- a CDS encoding SDR family NAD(P)-dependent oxidoreductase: protein MTARFAGKTVLVTGAGSGLGRAVALAFAAEGASVVVAGRTAPALDETVALIGKAAGTAVAVTADVTRSQDVEALVARTVEHFGGLDVAVNNAGIFRGGTPVADLPEEDWRTLLDVNVTGVLFCLQAEVARMRLQPTGGAIVNIAANLGAHRRVPGLAGYIATKAAVSALTRAAALDHIAEGIRINAVSPGPSATPMSLRPGETDADRAERMKRVSPLGRVSSTAEIAAAVLYLASPDAASVVGSDLVVDGGAAA, encoded by the coding sequence ATGACCGCACGCTTCGCCGGCAAGACCGTCCTCGTCACCGGCGCGGGCTCCGGCCTCGGCCGGGCCGTCGCCCTCGCGTTCGCCGCCGAAGGAGCCTCGGTGGTCGTGGCCGGACGCACCGCGCCCGCGCTCGACGAGACCGTCGCCCTGATCGGGAAGGCGGCCGGTACGGCGGTCGCCGTCACCGCCGACGTCACCCGCTCCCAGGACGTGGAAGCCCTGGTCGCCCGCACCGTCGAACACTTCGGCGGTCTCGATGTCGCCGTCAACAACGCGGGGATCTTCCGGGGAGGGACGCCTGTGGCGGACCTCCCGGAGGAGGACTGGCGCACCCTGCTCGACGTCAATGTCACCGGAGTCCTGTTCTGCCTCCAGGCCGAAGTCGCCCGGATGCGCCTCCAGCCCACCGGCGGGGCGATCGTCAACATCGCCGCCAACCTCGGCGCGCACCGCCGTGTCCCGGGCCTGGCCGGCTACATCGCCACCAAGGCGGCCGTCTCCGCGCTGACCCGGGCCGCCGCCCTGGACCACATCGCCGAGGGGATCCGTATCAACGCGGTGAGCCCCGGCCCCTCCGCCACGCCGATGTCACTGCGCCCCGGTGAGACCGACGCCGACCGCGCCGAGCGCATGAAGAGGGTCTCCCCGCTGGGACGCGTCTCGTCCACCGCCGAGATCGCGGCGGCGGTGCTGTACCTGGCCTCACCGGACGCCGCCTCCGTGGTCGGCAGCGACCTGGTCGTCGACGGCGGCGCCGCGGCCTAG
- a CDS encoding TetR/AcrR family transcriptional regulator: MPRTKEFDPDAALRSALDLFWQRGYEATSMADLVERLGIGRASVYATFGSKHELYLKALDRYNESRDAELLAELSRPGPVLPAVRTVVRRFAAEATSEEQRGKGCFVTNTATELGARDPAAARRVEASWAHLETLLHAALARARAQGELSEDRDPRALARMLLVLMQGLRVVGKASDDPGRVRDAAEQALGLLD, encoded by the coding sequence ATGCCCAGGACCAAGGAATTCGACCCGGACGCCGCGCTGCGGTCAGCCCTCGACCTGTTCTGGCAGCGGGGGTACGAGGCGACCTCGATGGCGGACCTCGTCGAACGCCTCGGCATCGGGCGCGCCAGCGTCTACGCCACCTTCGGCAGCAAGCACGAGCTCTATCTGAAGGCGCTGGACCGGTACAACGAGAGCCGGGACGCGGAGCTCCTGGCGGAACTGTCCCGGCCCGGCCCCGTGCTGCCGGCCGTACGGACGGTGGTACGGCGGTTCGCGGCCGAGGCGACCTCCGAAGAACAGCGTGGCAAAGGGTGCTTCGTCACCAACACCGCCACCGAGCTGGGCGCGCGGGACCCGGCGGCGGCCCGCAGGGTCGAGGCGAGCTGGGCCCACCTGGAGACCCTGCTGCACGCGGCGCTCGCGCGGGCCCGCGCCCAGGGCGAACTGTCCGAGGACCGCGACCCGCGCGCACTCGCGCGGATGCTGCTGGTACTGATGCAGGGCCTGCGCGTGGTCGGCAAGGCGTCGGACGACCCGGGCCGGGTGCGGGACGCGGCCGAGCAGGCGCTGGGACTCCTGGACTGA
- a CDS encoding aldo/keto reductase, protein MKQVKQVKQVKLGGGLTVSAEGLGCMGMSSVYGHADWDESVATIRRALDLGITHIDTANAYGQGHNEVLVGRAVAGRRDDVTLATKVGMDFTTGRGKVVINNDPAHIKAAADASLLRLGTDRIDLYYLHRVDPGVPLEESVGAMAELVAEGKVRHLGLSEVSGEQLRAAYAVHPIAAVQSEYSLWTRDPETVVAGVAAELGVGLVAYAPLGRGFLTGTVDAGALAADDGRRRLARFTAEAAAANQALADVVKEIAAARGVHAGQVALAWVVSRGERLGTPVVPIPGTKRVTWLEQNAAALDVELSAGDLTTLDALAAGVVGARY, encoded by the coding sequence ATGAAGCAGGTCAAGCAGGTGAAGCAGGTCAAGCTCGGCGGGGGGCTGACCGTCTCGGCGGAAGGCCTGGGCTGCATGGGGATGAGTTCGGTGTACGGCCACGCCGACTGGGACGAGTCGGTGGCCACGATCCGCCGCGCCCTCGACCTGGGCATCACCCACATCGACACCGCCAACGCCTACGGCCAGGGTCACAACGAGGTCCTGGTCGGCCGCGCGGTCGCCGGCCGCCGGGACGACGTCACCCTCGCCACCAAGGTCGGGATGGACTTCACGACAGGCCGCGGCAAGGTCGTCATCAACAACGACCCCGCCCACATCAAGGCCGCCGCCGACGCGTCGCTGCTCCGCCTGGGCACCGACCGTATCGACCTGTACTACCTCCACCGGGTCGACCCCGGCGTTCCGCTGGAGGAGTCGGTCGGCGCGATGGCGGAACTCGTCGCCGAGGGCAAGGTCCGGCACCTGGGCCTCTCCGAGGTCAGCGGCGAGCAGTTGCGGGCGGCGTACGCGGTGCATCCGATCGCTGCGGTGCAGAGCGAGTACTCGCTGTGGACGCGCGACCCGGAGACCGTCGTCGCCGGCGTGGCCGCGGAGCTGGGGGTCGGGCTGGTGGCGTACGCCCCGCTGGGGCGCGGCTTCCTGACCGGAACGGTCGACGCGGGCGCGCTGGCCGCCGACGACGGGCGGCGCCGGCTCGCCCGGTTCACGGCGGAGGCCGCCGCCGCGAACCAGGCCCTCGCCGACGTGGTGAAGGAGATCGCCGCGGCCAGGGGTGTCCACGCGGGGCAGGTGGCCCTCGCCTGGGTCGTCTCCCGGGGCGAGCGGCTCGGCACCCCGGTGGTCCCGATCCCCGGCACGAAGCGGGTGACGTGGCTGGAGCAGAACGCCGCGGCTCTCGACGTCGAGCTGAGCGCCGGGGACCTCACGACCCTGGACGCGCTGGCCGCCGGCGTGGTCGGCGCCCGGTACTGA